A window of Globicephala melas chromosome 2, mGloMel1.2, whole genome shotgun sequence genomic DNA:
TGGTAAGTTTTCACTGGTGaaacaaaaaagtattaaaacaattcatctgtttaaaaaaaaaattcatctgtgCTAATCCCTGACTTTGCAAGTAAGGAAATAGCCCCAGAAAGGTGGAGTGACTGCAGAGTCACTCTAAGTGTGACAGACCCCCTGACTGTGTATCTGTGGCCCCCCGCCccatgtcacttttttttttttaacagaagaagTTGAAGCAGACAGACATCCAAATCTCCTGAAAGCCAATCCTATGTGCCTCCCCCATGCTGCCCTCCCCAACCCTGTGTCACACTCCCTCTCCTCACAAGGGATCATGTCAGGGAGAAGCATTGGATGCAATGGAGAGAGGTCTTGGGTTGTGCCTCCACCCTTACACATCTCTGCCAGAGGGATAAGGGCCACGAGGGCAGCCAGAGAAAGTGGCCTCTGGGATCGTCACCTCCCTTCCACCTCAGGGCCCACAGGGTGGGAGCTCACAGGGTCCAGAGTAGGACAGGTGTACAGCCAGGGACACACGGGAACCAAGCTCACCTGAGGGGACTTGGCTGAGTGCGCGGCTCAGCCTGGCTCCCAAAGCTCATCCCAGAGTTTTCTTGGGCTACACAGAACCTGTCTGTCCTGAAGCAAGTGGGACCGGAGAACCAGCTGACCTGGGCCCAGCAGGCCATCAGTTCTGGCTTTAACGGTGAGTCCTTGCCCCTGTGAGCTGCCCCCTGGtgacctcttagagaaatggccCTCACACCGGGGGCCCTGGCATCTGGCAGCGTCCCGGGCTCTTTGGCCTTGGCAGTGGCATGGATgagggtgggggggcagggccGAGGAGGCAGTGGGCTGGGCAGAATCCAACCTGGCCTCAACCCCTGGCACTTCTGGGAACCTCATGCCTGAGGCCTTTTGGAGATGGATGGCCCAACTTCTGCTCCACTGCCCACTCCAGGCAGGAAGCCAGGGCCAGCAAAGTGTCAGCACATCGGTGTGAGAACTGCTGCCTTGGCCAGTGGCAGGCCTTGTCCCCTCAGAGGAGGGAATGGTAGCTGAACTTGCAGAGCGCAGGGAGGCATCATCTTATCCCCATGTGCCCATCACCTCTCTCCAGATCTGACTGCCGTGTTCCCTCTAGCACACGCTCCAGCCTGCCACTCAGATAGCTGCCATGTCATAGCTATGCACCAAGGCCCAGAAAGGCTGCTCTCCCCTTAGAGTATTCATGTTGCTTCCCTCCAGCTCTGGAGCAGATCCTGCAGAGCACAGCGGGGAAGTACTGTGTGGGAGATGAGGTAAGCTCTCCCCAGGCCCATGGGGGTGGCCTCCTCCCTCAGGCCTACCTCAGGCTGCCACTGTCTTCCACTTAGACTCAGCTACCTCCCTCCAGCCCAGGGCAGGCACAGCTCAGAGAGCTTCCTGAGGAGGCAGCTGTAGCAAGGGTGGGGAGTCAGCAACCCAAGGTCGTCCTCTCTGCGTTAAGCAGAAGTTAGCTCACGGGGAGCTTCTCAGCCCCTTCCTGGTCAGCTGCCTCAAGAGGAAGTGAGTTTCTCATTGCTGGAGGTATTCAAGTTGAAGACCTCATCTCTGAGATGAGGAGGTGGTCCAGCCATCAGATGAGGGATCAGACTAGGTGATGTCTCCATTCCCTTCCAATGCTAGGATTCTAGGATTCAAGTGCCCTTGACTCCTACAGGCTAAGGCCCTGGCTCTATGGTAATTCTGGTTCCAGAGTCCCCCACCTGCACCCAGAGGCTTTCCCTCCGTGCTGGGAGCCCCCACTAAGTGCCTGTGGTGGCAATTTTGAACAAGCACAGTAACATCCACTAAGGCAATCGAGCCTTCTCTGGCTACCCACAGTTGGTTGTCAGCGCAACTGCACTGTAGCCTGGGAGAAGCGCTTCAGCTGCAGGGACAGACCCAGCCAGCCCGGGGAGatgaggagggggtggggcagtgggggtggggtagaAGAGCCAGAAGCAGAGGGGAATGCCAGGGGCCAGCACCCCAGTGCTGTCACCGGTGGGAGTCTGGGGTGCGCACCCTGATGCAAGCCCGCCCGACCCTCTTTGCAGGTGTCCATGGCTGATCTGTGCTTAGCGCCTCAGGTGGCAAATGCTGACAGGTAAGAGAcagccctgccaccctccctcttcctcctggctcctcccctcAAAATGCCCAGCTGCCTCCTACAGTCAGGCCCTGACTTCATCGACTGAGGTAGCATCTCACGCAGTCtctcccccactgcccccagcaGCCACTGTGGCCGTAAGAGACAGGCAGAAGCCGGTGTAACACCCTTCCCATGCCCACTGCAGCCCAGGTGATACCGCATAGCCCCCGCTCCTAAGAGGAGGCGTGTCACCTGGTGGACGCCCCTGCAAGAGTCCACTCCAAGAGCCTGCTCTCCCCAGACGTGGTGTTTCTGTGCCCGGCGTGAGCTCTGCCTCTGCTTTGCTCCATCAGCCCTTCAGGAGGGCACGGATGAGAACCTCTCTGTGGAAGGCGTCGTGCTGGGCACTGTTAGGGGTATGGAAATGTGTGGCACATTCCCTGCGCCTGAGAAGCTTATGACATGGGTGGGGAGATGATCTGTACATAAATGCCCAGCACTGGCCTTACACACAGTAGGTTGTATAAATAGCCATGGCCTGGAATAGGAGCGGTAGGAAACTGAGATGCCAGACGATACTGCACAAGACTGTCCCTCCCCAGAGAGCTACCTGTGAGCAAGGACCCCCAACCTGGCAGGGCTGCcttcctaggccttccctggccaGCCCCAGGGACCTCATCCAGCCCCGCCTCTGTGCTTCCCCCATCGCCTGCAGGGCAGTCTCCCTGGGCCCCTGCAGACCTTGGCTCAGGGGGATGTTTCTCTGCCACAGGTTCAAGGTGGATCTCACTCCCTACCCTACCATCAGCCGTATCAACAAGTCACTGCTGGCCTTGGAGGCCTTCCAAGTGTCTCACCCCTGCCGGCAGCCAGATACACCCCCTGAGCTGAGGGCCTAGCTCTCAAACCGCGCCCCACTGGTGCAGGGGCCGGGAGCGGGTGCGGGAGCAGAAGCTGCATGGGCTGAAGAGGCCTGGAAGCCAGCGAGCCTTAACTGGAGAGGTGGAAGACCTGAACTCCTAGCCCTTGAACTTGAACTCTAGGCCCTGGATTTGCCTTCCCACTGAAACTACTTCTGCCTCAGCCCCTTCATCTGTCACATGCGGGCAGAATGGGGTGGGAGAATGCCGGGAGGCGGGTAGGCAGGAAGTCTTCATGACTGTGTCGCGGGCAGTCATGAAGATGAAGTGAACGTAGACTGAAACGTATGCCGAGTTTACCAGAGAGCCATGAGGAAGTCTGAGCGCCTCTTCCCGTCCCCTCGACTGTACCTGACTCCAAAGAATGCCCACACTGAAATCTGGTAATTAAACTAAAGCCCAGGCCCCCGGGTTGTTCACTTAAAGCTGAGCTGGGTTGCAGAAGGTGAACACTCTTCCTAGCTGGAATCCCTCTGTGTCTGGACCAGGAGAGAAAGCCAGCCAGCCACTTGCCCACTCTGTGGTTGGCCTGGCCCCTGGGACCTAAGGGCAAGGAAGAGAAATAAGCCCAAAAGCCTGCCTGAGAAAATCAGACAAGATCCAGAAGAGAACAGGTATAAGAAGCAGGAAAGAAAGCCTCCTGCGACCAGCTGAGTGCCCAGGCCTGGGAGTAGTGCCGTTGCTCACTTCCATGGCAGCGCTGAGGAGACGCTGGCCCGCTCAGCCCAGTCCCTCATCTTCAGGGGCAGCGTTCTCTGGAGCAGCCTCAGGATTAGGTGCTTAGGATACATCCACGTGTGAGCGGTGCTGGGAGCTGGAGGCAGGCTCCTCCGTGGGCAGTATGAACAGCTACTGACCAAGCTAGCAGGAGGCCAGCCGGGTAATGGCTTACCTTGGGCTGCCCTGGAGGGAGCAGGTCCCCATGCCTGGCAGTGCTCAGCCAGAACCAGGATCACCTCGGGCAGAGATACTGTAGGGAGATGCGGGTCACTTCTGGGAGTGAAACAAGATGACATTTATGTTCCATA
This region includes:
- the GSTZ1 gene encoding maleylacetoacetate isomerase isoform X2, which produces MDYETITINLTKDGGQQFSEEFQALNPMKQVPALKIDGITIGQSLAIIEYLEETRPTPRLLPQDPKKRAHVRMISHLLASGIQPLQNLSVLKQVGPENQLTWAQQAISSGFNALEQILQSTAGKYCVGDEVSMADLCLAPQVANADRFKVDLTPYPTISRINKSLLALEAFQVSHPCRQPDTPPELRA